One genomic window of Camelina sativa cultivar DH55 chromosome 5, Cs, whole genome shotgun sequence includes the following:
- the LOC104786278 gene encoding uncharacterized protein LOC104786278 — MGNGDETKCVFPLTSLQIGDLQSYLSDLSIFVGNKSKKIYILVDNRPWLNPGTRSAHFWQLMVTKSRLSPFANTKARGEKKIQKQEEEKKKLKQDEEEKPKETCAQQPQPDDRKLKKLKKWFSLIDATTFSKKKIPANKLQSSLFLNKQLHKTLYGFIVFEVEWANVRGVNYLNELLTDTSLAIEAKLMRRWEFESIDQAVKSMSQWFSGSKAEKSCLREYLNSTIGEVFHDAEAEFSKTSSFDDDDILNSDNFSAENESPCCSRSVFNVNHSAADYDENEPHTPPLTGPYKRRRVTKAISTGVDIDYMEETPKRKDNSVDHWESHVPDDGENIIEATQYKDVLVLVRCGDRHFPFKLREVIMADIRLLTLLEAGLPSWVLFLQSYPGFCHLYRPWMCLFARALYVMISVVTVVIGFYDLYKNVPVLKATASRLCGPLFDWIETWDMVSRIKYLGTMLFLHNFQKAVRWALTMARAMQPFVSLLIMPLVNPLLDALGLLLPLWNSLAETVASLVSVVWIVIESGCNLVGDVVELVLLPIWFIVSLVWNVTNTVLLPLFWIIWEVIYAPIRVVAALANCLALSFSYIFDVLGDLWRYMSSILQLASDSQAAVKTYEVSMWRTLWNDLFSHVFRAVRSILNGFVAFFAACNRHRLSTYNHIQDFMERLHRRTTRPESVDSRHGKSAKNNQPTGDGTRRKLHLA, encoded by the exons atGGGGAACGGTGATGAAACCAAATGTGTCTTCCCCTTGACCAGTCTTCAGATCGG agacttgcagtcGTATCTTTCTGATCTCAGTATATTCGTGGgcaacaaaagtaaaaagattTACATCTTGGTGGACAACCGGCCATGGTTGAATCCTGGCACCAGATCTGCTCATTTCTGGCAACTAATGGTTACAAAG TCCAGACTCTCCCCTTTTGCAAACACGAAAGCTCGAGGGGAGAAGAAAATTCAGAAgcaggaggaagagaagaaaaagctaaagCAGGATGAGGAAGAAAAGCCTAAAGAGACGTGTGCTCAGCAGCCTCAGCCGGACGATAGAAAATTGAAGAAGCTTAAGAAGTGGTTCTCATTGATAGATGCGACAACTTTTTCTAAGAAGAAGATACCTGCAAATAAACTGCAGAGCTCTTTGTTTCTAAACAAGCAGCTGCACAAGACCTTGTACGGTTTCATCGTGTTCGAAGTTGAATGGGCCAACGTCAGGGGTGTCAACTACTTGAATGAGCTACTG ACAGACACGTCTCTTGCTATAGAAGCTAAGTTGATGCGAAGGTGGGAGTTTGAGAGTATTGATCAAGCTGTAAAAAGCATGTCTCAGTGGTTCTCTGGATCAAAAGCTGAAAAGTCTTGCTTGAGGGAGTATCTCAACTCAACTATAG GAGAGGTTTTTCATGATGCTGAAGCAGAATtctcaaaaacttcttcttttgatgatgatgacatacTCAACAGCGATAATTTTTCTGCTGAAAATGAGTCTCCTTGCTGCTCCAGAAGTGTCTTCAACGTTAATCATTCTGCCGCAGATTATGATGAAAACGAGCCTCACACACCGCCTCTGACTGGACCgtacaagagaagaagagtaacTAAGGCAATCAGTACCGGAGTTGATATTGACTATATGGAGGAGACACCTAAAAGAAAAGATAACTCGGTTGACCACTGGGAAAGCCATGTACCTGATGATGGTGAAAACATCATTGAAGCAACCCAATATAAGGATGTTCTAGTTCTTGTTAGGTGTGGTGATCGTCATTTCCCATTCAAATTACGAGAGGTTATAATGGCGGACATACGCTTGCTTACTTTACTTGAAGCTGGTCTCCCTTCATGGGTCTTGTTTCTGCAGTCTTATCCCGGTTTCTGTCATCTTTATCGACCCTGGATGTGCCTTTTCGCCAGAGCATTATATGTGATGATATCAGTCGTCACCGTTGTGATTGGTTTCTATGACCTCTACAAAAATGTCCCTGTTCTGAAAGCCACTGCATCTCGGTTATGCGGACCACTCTTTGATTGGATTGAAACTTGGGACATGGTATCACGGATAAAGTACTTGGGAACGATGTTGTTTCTTCACAATTTTCAGAAAGCTGTCAGGTGGGCTCTAACAATGGCACGTGCAATGCAGCCATTTGTTTCTTTACTCATAATGCCTCTGGTGAATCCTCTCTTAGACGCTCTTGGTTTGCTCCTACCGTTGTGGAATTCATTGGCAGAAACAGTGGCGAGTTTGGTTTCAGTAGTTTGGATAGTGATTGAGTCTGGTTGCAATCTTGTTGGTGATGTGGTAGAGTTGGTGCTTTTGCCCATTTGGTTTATCGTCTCACTAGTTTGGAACGTCA CAAATACTGTTTTACTGCCTCTTTTCTGGATCATATGGGAAGTGATATATGCACCAATCAGAGTGGTTGCTGCATTGGCCAACTGTTTAGCTTTATCTTTCTCATACATATTCGATGTTCTTGGAGATTTATGGAGGTATATGAGCAGCATACTTCAGCTTGCATCAGATTCTCAAGCAGCTGTGAAGACTTATGAAGTCTCCATGTGGCGTACACTTTGGAACGACCTCTTTTCTCAT GTTTTTCGTGCTGTAAGGAGTATATTGAACGGTTTTGTGGCCTTCTTTGCTGCCTGTAACAGACATCGGCTTAG TACTTATAATCACATACAAGACTTTATGGAGAGACTACACAGACGAACCACGAGACCAGAATCTGTAGACTCAAGACATGGCAAGTCTGCTAAGAACAATCAACCTACA GGAGACGGAACTAGAAGGAAATTGCACCTTGCATAG
- the LOC109132826 gene encoding uncharacterized protein LOC109132826: MSDAIVLDAGWERTLFGPEIVDETAEKLKFLKIKMKEAQDRQKSYGIKRRKELEFEVGDLVYLKAMTYKGKGRFTKRKKLSPRYVGPYKVIERVGAVAYKLELPPKLDAFHKVFHVSQLRKCLSEADEVVVDVPPELQENLTVEATPIQIIDRMEKGMRRKKINMVKILWNCGGREEATWETENKMKADYPKWFKEMGEDQLDPDSGTNPFQGGETCNPRDPE; the protein is encoded by the coding sequence ATGTCGGACGCCATTGTGCTGGACGCCGGTTGGGAACGGACGCTGTTCGGACCCGAGATTGTGGACGAGACGGCCGAGAAGTTGAAATTCTTGAAAATTAAGATGAAGGAGGCCCAAGACCGACAGAAGAGTTATGGGATCAAACGTCGGAAGGAGTTGGAATTTGAAGTGGGCGACCTAGTGTATCTTAAGGCAATGACCTATAAGGGAAAAGGGCGGTTTACTAAGAGGAAAAAGTTGAGCCCAAGGTACGTTGGTCCATATAAGGTGATTGAACGAGTAGGTGCGGTGGCGTACAAACTGGAATTACCACCGAAGTTAGACGCATTTCACAAAGTTTTCCATGTATCTCAACTACGGAAATGCCTAAGTGAAGCGGACGAGGTAGTCGTAGATGTTCCACCCGAGTTGCAGGAAAACTTGACGGTGGAAGCAACACCTATTCAGATCATTGATCGAATGGAAAAAGGGATGCGCAGGAAAAAGATTAACATGGTAAAAATCTTGTGGAACTGCGGTGGACGCGAAGAAGCTACTTGGGAGACCGAGAACAAGATGAAGGCCGATTATCCTAAGTGGTTTAAGGAGATGGGTGAAGATCAACTTGATccggattcggggacgaatccctTTCAAGGGGGGGAGACTTGTAACCCccgcgatcctgaatag